The following DNA comes from Kryptolebias marmoratus isolate JLee-2015 linkage group LG23, ASM164957v2, whole genome shotgun sequence.
CATCCTCTTCCTCAGCCTCTCCCCGAGGCGTGAACTCCGACCCGCAGCGAAGGCACTGCAGGCGAGCACAGCTGGGGACGAGCGCCGAGTCGCGCCGCCGCTTCTCCTCTGTGGCTTGAGACAATATATCAGTCAAAACCTAGCGGGGGgaagaacatttttatgttttatgtttttagtttttaaattagattcaCAAATCAAACAGGCTCTCGGATATTTTAACGAGACGTTTTGGCCCTGTGGCACCGATTCTGCCTGAAAACTAATTACTACCTGCGACGAGCTCGAGTTCAACCCAGCCGTTTCCTTTCATGCCTCAGTCTGTCTCTGAttaaacgtaaaaaaaaaaaagatcccatTCTGGTGTTTTTAGAGTTTAATCTAGCATTTAATCTACGTTGTGCAACACGAGGCAGAAACAGGGGGGGCGGGGCGGGGGGCGGTTAGATTCTTCAGCATGATCCGACTCGTAGGGCTCGGTCAAGAATTCCCGGGGTCAGGTACGCGTAGGAGCGCCATCTCTTCGTGTCGCCTCGCAGCTCATGCGTGTCGGCCGCGTGAGGGAGTTTGAAACAGGCAGAATAAATCCTTCATGGGACGTTAGCTGATGATGAAGACCTTTCAGGGGCCGACTCGGATGCAGATTTTTACAAACCAAAGAAGCCAATTTCTCTCTTTGGTTTAGACAGATTTTGAAATAATCCTTCAGACTATTTTAAGGTGATTTAGCCCCTCTGGAGGCTAAAAGTTACACATATTTTCAGTCTGAAAGTGACATTTCTGATCGAATCAATtaacatttgtacattttagtCGTACAATTTTGATTTGTTAGTATGATATTGGTCTTTTAAAAGCTATGAAGTAATACTGGTCAACCTCCTTTGGGGTCAGCTGGTGttgaactacaaaaaaaaagcactcttGCCATGAAAAGAACCcgataagaagaaaaaacatgagcaaaattAGCAAATGTTATATTCTGTTAAACCTCTGTTATACTACATACACTTCTGGCAGGAGTTCCTAACAAATACAGGTGTGTACATACACTACAAGTCGACGGATATGAAGTTTTCTATGACTTCTCTAGGGGTCAATATATATTGTTTATATAATAacgtattaaaaaaaagtgcttaaCTCAAATAAACATATTCATCAACCCTCAGAAGAATTTGTGCActaaaaataacacacagaagagctttgtcatttaaaaaaaacaacaatatgtgTGCTacagctgtagcagctgctgctgcagcttcatctaACTGATTACGTATGAACAGGCAGGGctgatatattttaaatattggcCAATTTAGAATCAGTTAGCCAAATAAAATCATTCTTCGCTCGATCTCTGGTGTACGTCAGCGTAAATGTTTGAGAGTTTGTCCGCTAACCTGCACTGCCTGCTGCGGGTCATCATCCAGCAGGACGTAGCATCTCCTCCTTTTAGCTCTGGTGATGTAGTCAAAGTGAAGCTCCACAGCCGGAAACAAGTTCTCCGTGTCCTGGAAACAAAAGAGTTACTGATCAAATCctccaaaaaaacacaacaaaaaaaaaaggcattaaaatgaactttaaGGTGAATCGGCATTCACACAGCCGATGGAATGTCTTAAACGTGAAAAACAACGTTCAATTAATTGCACGTTTGGGACGCGTTACTGGAAAGTTCAGAGATTATAACCCGTCAGTTTTCACCAAACTTTCACGCAGTCACATTTACCAGGTTCTGCTGAATCATAGCTGacactagtgctgggcgatataacgatccacatcgtggggacgatagaaaagtgtctatcgtgatatattttcttctatcgtcgctatcgtttctatcatttcaatcataattgtatcaatgattcatgtaaatattttataacgCAGGCTttgacgaatgtattagtgttgtcactttgcatacattcagtttatataagtgataaataagaagaaaaaataactatttcacgaagaacctccgttttgcgacatgacgctgctttacggcagcggctttctgtgcggcgccgtgttttcaccataagcgctgaaagatggagacgcaggaagtatcaaacccggggtcgctacaagtagagacagctNNNNNNNNNNNNNNNNNNNNNNNNNNNNNNNNNNNNNNNNNNNNNNNNNNNNNNNNNNNNNNNNNNNNNNNNNNNNNNNNNNNNNNNNNNNNNNNNNNNNNNNNNNNNNNNNNNNNNNNNNNNNNNNNNNNNNNNNNNNNNNNNNNNNNNNNNNNNNNNNNNNNNNNNNNNNNNNNNNNNNNNNNNNNNNNNNNNNNNNNNNNNNNNNNNNNNNNNNNNNNNNNNNNNNNNNNNNNNNNNNNNNNNNNNNNNNNNNNNNNNNNNNNNNNNNNNNNNNNNNNNNNNNNNNNNNNNNNNNNNNNNNNNNNNNNNNNNNNNNNNNNNNNNNNNNNNNNNNNNNNNNNNNNNNNNNNNNNNNNNNNNNNNNNNNNNNNNNNNNNNNNNNNNNNNNNNNNNNNNNNNNNNNNNNNNNNNNNNNNNNNNNNNNNNNNNNNNNNNNttttttttttcatatttttcagagaataactgacaacgtacgtaattggggtatatcgtgatatatatcgttatcgtgatataggattttttccatatcgcccagcacttgCTGACACATCTGCCCTGATGTTTAAAACTCCAGATGTTCGGCAGTTTTACAGCAGTGGTGTCtcatcctggtcctggagggccactaacctgcaggttttaggcgtttctctgctttgacgcCTGATCTGAACGACCgagtgattaacgggcttctgtAGACCTGCAGACgagccaggaccaggaccggacacCACGTTCTTACAGGGTATTTCCCACCTGGAACTAGTGATCCAAACGGATCCCCAGCCTCTCACCCCTTGGGTCCAGGCGACCTCCGTGGTCTCGACCCGGTCCAGGCTGTTCAGCTCCAGCCGGCGCCTCTCTTGGCCTCGCTGCACGTCCACCTCCAGCAGAAAACCCTGCTTGACGCGCAGAAACACCTCGCTTCGGTTTTCCTCctgatttttgtctctttcgTCTTTGTCAAGGAGGACTCCGACAAGCAGGGGGTGACACAGGTCCACTAGGAAGGAAAAAAgggtgttttgtgtttattacacGGTTCACTTCCAGGAGCAAATGTAATAATCTGGAGTCTTAAAGACTTTACCTCCAAGGCCCTTCTCGTCTTCTTGATGGGCGTCCCCACTCAACGCTCTGTCGGATCTTTGGGACACCGGGCTGGAACGAGGTGGGCTCACTTCCTCCTGCCTCTCTGCTGACCCGTCCACCACGCTGCCCTCCAGGGTGGATTCGGTCTGCTGAGCGCTGTGACCGAGCCACTGTAAGGTGGACTCCGCTTCCATGTCCGCGTCTTTTGTGTCCGGCGGTGGGAGGACCGCGGGTGCTTCAACGGGAGGAGACGGCTCGATGGGGGGGCGCGCGGTGGAGCTGCCGGGGCCGTTGGAGAGCGTCTGAGCGGCCGGTTGGGTCGTGGCGGCGGTCGCTGCTCCGTCGAGGTGGTGCTGGTATCTCAGCCAGTCTTCGCCCAGCTGCTCTCTGAAGCTGGACATGCGCTCGATCTCCTGCTGGTGGGGGAGAACAATGTCTGCAGGGAGGATAGGAACGTTTTAGACGTTTTCGCAACACGATAACGACTGCGGCCACGTCGTGCAGCCCACCGGCAGGGAGATACCTTGTGTGGAGGAGATGCGTCTGGGGACATGATCAGTGTCGCTCGGTTCAGATATGCTGGCCCTCCTGACTCTCACCTTACTCTGAAACACAGAGATTTCAGATAAACAACGTCCAAAGACATCAGAGCTGTCCGTAAATGTCTAAGCTAAACATCTATAAACAGCTGAGGTCCATAGATGTCTCTTTGTTGTCCAATTAAACTAAATTTGGTCTTAAAGTCATAGAAATTGTAAACTTAGAGCAAAAATAGATGTTTACATTAACACAAACCGTCcaatgttggctgtttagctggcctttttggtactattagtttcttgtacctttagtttagcattatcatgtttcagtttatgttagcttatttagccttcctgtacatttagcttagtttagtttatcttagctcatattttagatattgttagattcctgattTTTCTTTAGTTCAACTTTAAccttatcatgattttatttagattattttagctactattttgactgtctcaccATGTtcagatatgtttagtttttatgattttatttagattttcttatatttcatttagattatacatgattgatgtttttacttctgtgtcTCTATATtggattatgatgtttttatctgtatttgattctgttgttgtttctgtgtcgtaaagcactttgaatcatcttgttgctgaaaagtgctgacCCACGGCCCGtgcagtttgatttttattagacccaggaaacaaaataatgtctcgtttcatgttttcatctgtCAAGAAAATCTAAATCTGAAAACTTTATATTACCTGAGCTGTCTCTTCTTTTAAATACCTTTTGGACACACTGATAAAACAACTAGATTGTCAACAGCTGCAAAGTTTAGAccataaattcagattttaagTTAGATTTGACATCTCAGTTGGAAGACTTTGATATTTTAGCACAATTTACACACTTTGTTGtgcattttacaacttttaatcaataaatatctaaaataatCAGGAATAAATAAGGgcttaaattttgtttttgtgccaaACGTCGCAGAGAAACTCTCACTTTAGACTTCTTCCTCTGTAGACGTGAGACCCCGACTTCTCTGACGGACACGCTGTCGCTCAGCTCCCCCGCCGCGCTCGACACTTCCTGGGCGCTGCGGTCCGACGAGGCCACGAGCGACGGCAGCGACGGCTGGACCTGGATGACCTGCTGGCCTCCTCCTTTTGGCAGAACCTGCAGAAGAAAATCATCCATTAAAAAACCCCACCTGCAGTGCAGGTAGAGAACTTTTCAGGTTTTCGTTTTACGGGGACCATATGACCTgaataaactcattttattgCCCACAAAGGGTCTAATTAGTTTCACAATTACAAAGCTGCCTGAAAGATAATCAAATCGAAAGAAATAGCATTAATagattttgtattttgagagaaaatgacatcagaaataaaaggttttatagcTAGAAAGAGCCAAAGTCGAGCTCTCTGTGTAGTCAGTGCATTAGTTTGCTTGAAGGAGACAAAATGAGAatcagatgaaaaataaaagcccagctacagtaaaacacagaggagGTTCTATCATGATGTGGGCTTTACTGGAGTCTTTAAATGGAATTTTCTACAAACttagataaatattttagagCTGGTACCaaaacacaaagtaataaaATCTATTAATGGAAATGCTTGAAgcacagatttaacaaaaaaataaaaaacttttaaacttatCAGGTTCAGTTCTGACCGACACGTATCTGAAGCTTCTCGAAGataaaaagtaactttttgaggctgtttttgttgccaaaaCGAGgccagattttctgtttttactcttttatgGCAATGAAATgattccttttatttgtttgtttaaataactgcaaacattttaataaacactgattaaacaaaattatttcatgtgcatttgtgtaaaaatcaaCACAAGACGACTGTTTCTTCGTATAATTCACCCCAAAATGCTAAATACTCAGTAAAtttaccccccaaaaaaagatcCAGTTGACTTACTGATAACTCAGAGGCAGACAGGGGGGCGCCATCGAGTCTTAGCTGGAAGGAGAGgcgaaaaaagaaaggaaataaataaatatgaacacATAATCCAAGGAGAAAATCAGCCGATTCCTGCTGAAAACTGTCATCCTTGTTTGACTTGTAGAAACATGAATGATTGAAGCGTTTTGCTTTGGTAGGATGGATGAATTAAGGCAtaaatttatgataaaaatgaGGTAAATCTTATTTAGCTCCACggttttacataaaaatccTCCTGGTATTGATTTAAACACGTCTAAATGCTTGGATAGATTTGGTGATAATCATTTATTTGATCAGCAGAACCTGGCTTCTACTTTCTTCTTTAATTCCTTTTCCAGATTTAAGGGATTTCTTAGTTTTTCAACACACTGATAATGGACTGTATTTGTTTCATAAATGACTCCTTTTTTAGACGGAGACTGCGGAAACAGAACTCACTCTGAGGCTGGCAGCTTTCTGCGAGAGATGCTGGACAGTGGAGGTTCGGTGGGTCTTCTGGAAGAACAGCGGGTTTCCCTCCAGGTTCAGCTGCAACCACACATTCGCATTTTGTGACACAGGACAGAAACGCCGAGCGCGCCCGCTTAACGCAGCCAGAACTTTAGGGGAAAGGAACGCGTCTTTACCGTGCTGAGGCGGTGCAGCAAGGACAGGGGAGCGAGCTGGGAGTGCTCCAACAGCAGGTTGTAGGCTAGGTCTAAATGCTGGAGCGAGGACAACTGCTCCACACCTGTTTAATGCATGAACGGAGACGGAGGAAACAGTTAAAGCATGGATCGGAGGAACCAACAGGGTCAGAGAGCATCTGCTTCTTTAGAGTTTGcctgttttcgtttgtttctgaTGACCTCACTCCTCCTTCTGATCAGAGCCGAGACttcttgtctctgttttttaagAGCAAGATAAGGATGTCCACAGCGGACGCCAGCCTGCTTTACCGTTAATAGTTTCCAGTTCGTTGTTCCTGAGGACGAGCGTGTGCAGCTTGGCCCTGGCGCTGGGGCCGAGCGTCGGCGCCCTCTGCAGGCAGTTGTAGCCCAGGTTCAGGTGCTCCAGCTCGCTGAGGGGCTGGGAGAGAACAGGAGAGGGCAGGAGGGGACAAAGTCAGGCCGGCGTTTAATCGTTTCACCGTTCGGGGTCAAAAAGGGAGCGGAGAAAACAAACTCTGCTTCGTCGGATGACCTACTTTTAGGAATTCAGCGCAGTCCTGAATCTTGTTGTGGCTCAGATCCAAAGATTTCAGGACGTTCAGTAAAGTCTGtgacaacaaaaatcagatcaTTTAACATTAAATCTATCAACAAATAACTTCACGGTAGAATGACGTAATAGTAACTTTATGTACctatcaaataaaactttataattAGACTCAATGCATACTTTTTGTGcttatatattaaataaatcatatttacaTCATATAAAATAAGTCGtttgacaatattttaaatataagtagagtttaaataaatatacaaaacaaaaaaaatattttatttttaactattctgtcatttttatattattttacataaaaacaataataataaatggtattttatttgtgaattatacatatttaaattaacaactgtataaaataatgttaaaatgtataaatataaatgagttGGTTGTATTATAGTCACACtacttaaaataatttattcattaaagaaaatgaataaatatattatttctattttattttataactcatttgtaatattttctgaggcctaacaataaataaaacaaaaacaacgatATTAATCagtaaatgtgtgtattttaataatattagtaAATAATAGTACTTAGTGATGATCTGATAAAggtttttctggtttctgaTACATGTCAGAGTCATTTAGGATGAAGTATTGACCAGTACCAAGCCTcagtttgcatctttttgctttttttacagCCCAGACTTGCAGATTTCAGCCTTTAAGCTCATTAAGGTTCCGGCTTCTGAGCGTCTGGAACGTTGGGAACGTTCCCGACGTTCTGCGGCTGCAGCGTTCCCGGGAGCAGAATGTGATCAGCCGATCCCCTCCTAGGTTTTAGCTTTAAGTACCGAGTACTAGTGCGGTAAGCTTCGATGGAAGTGTTGGCGTGTCGTACTATTGATTGATCGAGGCAGACGATAGAGTTGTAGCTGAAGTTCAGGGTGTGGAGCTCCAGCCAAGGCAGCGCAGAGCTCAGGTCTCCTCCGCACAGAGACAGCAGCTCCTAAAATCCAGAGCAGCCGCAGAAATCAGCCACTCCATGTTTGACTCGGGGGGGacaaaaacgaaaacaaaaacaaacaaacggacaAAAGGCACGGACCTCCAGGGAGCTGAGGCTCTTTGTGCAGATAAAAACCTCCAGCTGGGAATAAACTCCTCTCAGCCCCTCCAGGAGGTGAGGAGGGATTCTCTTCAGCTGGCGAGGAACAAACAACAGGATCAGACcctgaataaaacatgagctTCAGACAAAGTACGTAAAAAAACGTTCACGAGCTACCTCCAAACACCTGAGAGACTTGAAAGGGAAGATTTTCACCACAGAGTCCAGGTTCACTCCTGGTTGGTTGATCAGCTGCACTTAAACACAAATCATTAAGTTAAAAAGCATCTTTTATTTGGACGGCGCGTCCGTTTGGACGCGGACTCTTCCTGCAGCGTCGTGTCTCAGAAGCGTGCAGCGGCGTTTCTGAACGACGCGAGCAGCAGGAACAAGATTAAAAGCTTGTTACATCctgggaaaaacaaagaacacagaGTTACGGGAACAGAAAAGGACATTCGTGGAAGACAGCCGTGGTTATTAATCTCAGAGGCTTTATCGTTCAGATTACTGGACTCAATCAAAACTAAACGTTCTCTCTCAGACGTGCACATTTATCATTTCCTCGTGTTCCTGCTTGCTTTAAAACCTTAAAGTCTTTGTGTCACTTTAATCTAAGACACACTGAGTTTGTAAGGAATGAAATGTGTTTCTATAGTAAGAAAATCTTTCACAACTTGCAGATTCCTACAGAGATCGGACTTTATGACCGGACTTCTTAGCCTCCAAACAGCAATTAtataagaagaaataaatatatagtctttaaaagcctgATTAGTCACATCGTATTCACCTGATTAAACAGAGCTGAAGCTGTGTAGAGAACAGCTGACGCTTGTTAGCGCTCGGTggatttttacaggttaaaCCTTCCGTCTTTGCTCCGACTCTGAGCTCTGTGACGACATTAATCAATGTACACGTGGACCTGTTAGGTAATTAAACCTATCAGGAGATAACTCGACACACACGAGTCGCCACCAGGCTTGCACGGAGGTGTCAGAGCTGATCACATGCAGACAAATAACCCGAAACAGTTTCATAGCAACAAATCCGAACAGCCTCTGAGATTCACCAGCAGGGATCCTGCATGTCTTCTGTCAAACACAAGGGGGCGGTGTGGGGCAAAATATGAAAGACTGAGTCATGGTTGCCACCccagaaagcagaaaataatgttttttgtctgtagctttagcaaaatatctcatgaaccactggatggattttattaaagtctTAGAAAATAAACAGCGGACGTACATCGCCCTCACAGAACTGATAATTAAAAGCCACACAGACAAGAATTAGAATATTCTGCAGTGGTTGAGTGATCTGAACTGAATTTGATCATCTGATAAAGCCAAAACTaatagtagaaaaaaaacaaaaattcagcgaagcgttccttgaaggaatgcatatcgcccgctgccttttgttgcaaagttttaaacaaaaatcacctTATGCTGAGAAACAGGGATGAAGCGCAACTCCTATCACAccaatttcagctcaatatctgtaaaattgtctgagatGTGGCCATTTTTGTAGTCTTCAAGGCtaactggctgtggcagccatcttaaattgaggtGATTCCAAAATTTAATGAGCTATAAATACACATcgaatgattatttcctgaaagtttcattaaaatccacccagttgtccatgagatattttgctaacagacagacaaagctgACTGCGATAGTTAATGGTTAAAGTATgggttcagtctcagctacaaccacaccaaattacaTCTTAATACCtataaaatcaactgagttttagctatttttgtgttttgctgtggcagccatcttgaagtgggtaTGAGACATTCTGCTAATGATACAAGATCGTTACCACTTCCTATCCAGCTCCAAAGGGAAGCCCACCTTGAGGGAGATGGTCTTCTGCAGGACGTCGAAGAggaactgcagctgcagcagggcGGCGGTGTCGGCTGGGTGCGAGGGCAGCGCCAGGAATCCATGCTGCTGGCTGCGGGACAGCAGGTGCTGCTCGAAGAGCCGCGTCAGCTGCTGCAGGCTGGCCGCCGGCAGCATCAGAGTGCTGCTGCCGTCCAGCACCACGTCGCCTGCAGACAAGACACAAGATCTGAGCGCAGCGAACAGCCACTGAGGATTAATCCGGAACAAAAACAAGCCTACGTTCTAAAGTTAAAGACGGGAACGTTTTATCCAGCAGCTGGCTCGGGGAAAAACGCCAAAATGTCCA
Coding sequences within:
- the LOC108242209 gene encoding serine/threonine-protein kinase 11-interacting protein isoform X2, with protein sequence MDVSHPGQSSLVHSLATLLRNDGDVVLDGSSTLMLPAASLQQLTRLFEQHLLSRSQQHGFLALPSHPADTAALLQLQFLFDVLQKTISLKLINQPGVNLDSVVKIFPFKSLRCLELKRIPPHLLEGLRGVYSQLEVFICTKSLSSLEELLSLCGGDLSSALPWLELHTLNFSYNSIVCLDQSITLLNVLKSLDLSHNKIQDCAEFLKPLSELEHLNLGYNCLQRAPTLGPSARAKLHTLVLRNNELETINGVEQLSSLQHLDLAYNLLLEHSQLAPLSLLHRLSTLNLEGNPLFFQKTHRTSTVQHLSQKAASLRLRLDGAPLSASELSVLPKGGGQQVIQVQPSLPSLVASSDRSAQEVSSAAGELSDSVSVREVGVSRLQRKKSKSKVRVRRASISEPSDTDHVPRRISSTQDIVLPHQQEIERMSSFREQLGEDWLRYQHHLDGAATAATTQPAAQTLSNGPGSSTARPPIEPSPPVEAPAVLPPPDTKDADMEAESTLQWLGHSAQQTESTLEGSVVDGSAERQEEVSPPRSSPVSQRSDRALSGDAHQEDEKGLGVDLCHPLLVGVLLDKDERDKNQEENRSEVFLRVKQGFLLEVDVQRGQERRRLELNSLDRVETTEVAWTQGDTENLFPAVELHFDYITRAKRRRCYVLLDDDPQQAVQVLTDILSQATEEKRRRDSALVPSCARLQCLRCGSEFTPRGEAEEEDAGGRARRRGAGTSLGGESHICPECGSDHVVQVAEQTTPYSSTPNFHSSRPDSEINYLDFTQRTHSVNKLDVTDTSKSSSPVPETATTSEDPTFVTAQGSSFFIGDGPDDASNLSYTESQSKEDLAGSYRYTATGMTPPHAELLDRPTPKDLDLLSEDYEAVDHRLQLFLDVEVFEEDEELHSFLKMSAVKFGESGEVSSLLVVSNLRIYFLEMTSDVHRGPLTDWLQKRDSYPIVDLSYLEVGLGSQSIHMEFGDGGVAFTLLVRDGARCKRFFGLLTGIVREMSHRPDSKLRSISTTRLSPQHHLWPLVCEDIQADVEDGQLQFFYLLAFVLREDRWTSLTLLTTRETLYLLEEDHQWRKNCSAADGNVEPCSGGAAILETLPISCVSSVLLWPADRCRMDLKLYDETVKQERTWSVRSESPELLQALLAWVRTQWEAMFGVKLHTSLQDKAA
- the LOC108242209 gene encoding serine/threonine-protein kinase 11-interacting protein isoform X3; its protein translation is MDVSHPGQSSLVHSLATLLRNDGDVVLDGSSTLMLPAASLQQLTRLFEQHLLSRSQQHGFLALPSHPADTAALLQLQFLFDVLQKTISLKLINQPGVNLDSVVKIFPFKSLRCLELKRIPPHLLEGLRGVYSQLEVFICTKSLSSLEELLSLCGGDLSSALPWLELHTLNFSYNSIVCLDQSITLLNVLKSLDLSHNKIQDCAEFLKPLSELEHLNLGYNCLQRAPTLGPSARAKLHTLVLRNNELETINGVEQLSSLQHLDLAYNLLLEHSQLAPLSLLHRLSTLNLEGNPLFFQKTHRTSTVQHLSQKAASLRLRLDGAPLSASELSVLPKGGGQQVIQVQPSLPSLVASSDRSAQEVSSAAGELSDSVSVREVGVSRLQRKKSKSKVRVRRASISEPSDTDHVPRRISSTQDIVLPHQQEIERMSSFREQLGEDWLRYQHHLDGAATAATTQPAAQTLSNGPGSSTARPPIEPSPPVEAPAVLPPPDTKDADMEAESTLQWLGHSAQQTESTLEGSVVDGSAERQEEVSPPRSSPVSQRSDRALSGDAHQEDEKGLGVDLCHPLLVGVLLDKDERDKNQEENRSEVFLRVKQGFLLEVDVQRGQERRRLELNSLDRVETTEVAWTQGDTENLFPAVELHFDYITRAKRRRCYVLLDDDPQQAVQVLTDILSQATEEKRRRDSALVPSCARLQCLRCGSEFTPRGEAEEEDAGGRARRRGAGTSLGGESHICPECGSDHVVQVAEQTTPYSSTPNFHSSRPDSEINYLDFTQRTHSVNKLDVTDTSKSSSPVPETATTSEDPTFVTAQGSSFFIGDGPDDASNLSYTESQSKEDLAGSYRYTATGMTPPHAELLDRPTPKEDLDLLSEDYEAVDHRLQLFLDVEVFEEDEELHSFLKMSAVKFGESGEVSSLLVVSNLRIYFLEMTSDVQGPLTDWLQKRDSYPIVDLSYLEVGLGSQSIHMEFGDGGVAFTLLVRDGARCKRFFGLLTGIVREMSHRPDSKLRSISTTRLSPQHHLWPLVCEDIQADVEDGQLQFFYLLAFVLREDRWTSLTLLTTRETLYLLEEDHQWRKNCSAADGNVEPCSGGAAILETLPISCVSSVLLWPADRCRMDLKLYDETVKQERTWSVRSESPELLQALLAWVRTQWEAMFGVKLHTSLQDKAA
- the LOC108242209 gene encoding serine/threonine-protein kinase 11-interacting protein isoform X1 yields the protein MDVSHPGQSSLVHSLATLLRNDGDVVLDGSSTLMLPAASLQQLTRLFEQHLLSRSQQHGFLALPSHPADTAALLQLQFLFDVLQKTISLKLINQPGVNLDSVVKIFPFKSLRCLELKRIPPHLLEGLRGVYSQLEVFICTKSLSSLEELLSLCGGDLSSALPWLELHTLNFSYNSIVCLDQSITLLNVLKSLDLSHNKIQDCAEFLKPLSELEHLNLGYNCLQRAPTLGPSARAKLHTLVLRNNELETINGVEQLSSLQHLDLAYNLLLEHSQLAPLSLLHRLSTLNLEGNPLFFQKTHRTSTVQHLSQKAASLRLRLDGAPLSASELSVLPKGGGQQVIQVQPSLPSLVASSDRSAQEVSSAAGELSDSVSVREVGVSRLQRKKSKSKVRVRRASISEPSDTDHVPRRISSTQDIVLPHQQEIERMSSFREQLGEDWLRYQHHLDGAATAATTQPAAQTLSNGPGSSTARPPIEPSPPVEAPAVLPPPDTKDADMEAESTLQWLGHSAQQTESTLEGSVVDGSAERQEEVSPPRSSPVSQRSDRALSGDAHQEDEKGLGVDLCHPLLVGVLLDKDERDKNQEENRSEVFLRVKQGFLLEVDVQRGQERRRLELNSLDRVETTEVAWTQGDTENLFPAVELHFDYITRAKRRRCYVLLDDDPQQAVQVLTDILSQATEEKRRRDSALVPSCARLQCLRCGSEFTPRGEAEEEDAGGRARRRGAGTSLGGESHICPECGSDHVVQVAEQTTPYSSTPNFHSSRPDSEINYLDFTQRTHSVNKLDVTDTSKSSSPVPETATTSEDPTFVTAQGSSFFIGDGPDDASNLSYTESQSKEDLAGSYRYTATGMTPPHAELLDRPTPKEDLDLLSEDYEAVDHRLQLFLDVEVFEEDEELHSFLKMSAVKFGESGEVSSLLVVSNLRIYFLEMTSDVHRGPLTDWLQKRDSYPIVDLSYLEVGLGSQSIHMEFGDGGVAFTLLVRDGARCKRFFGLLTGIVREMSHRPDSKLRSISTTRLSPQHHLWPLVCEDIQADVEDGQLQFFYLLAFVLREDRWTSLTLLTTRETLYLLEEDHQWRKNCSAADGNVEPCSGGAAILETLPISCVSSVLLWPADRCRMDLKLYDETVKQERTWSVRSESPELLQALLAWVRTQWEAMFGVKLHTSLQDKAA
- the LOC108242209 gene encoding serine/threonine-protein kinase 11-interacting protein isoform X4, producing MDVSHPGQSSLVHSLATLLRNDGDVVLDGSSTLMLPAASLQQLTRLFEQHLLSRSQQHGFLALPSHPADTAALLQLQFLFDVLQKTISLKLINQPGVNLDSVVKIFPFKSLRCLELKRIPPHLLEGLRGVYSQLEVFICTKSLSSLEELLSLCGGDLSSALPWLELHTLNFSYNSIVCLDQSITLLNVLKSLDLSHNKIQDCAEFLKPLSELEHLNLGYNCLQRAPTLGPSARAKLHTLVLRNNELETINGVEQLSSLQHLDLAYNLLLEHSQLAPLSLLHRLSTLNLEGNPLFFQKTHRTSTVQHLSQKAASLRLRLDGAPLSASELSVLPKGGGQQVIQVQPSLPSLVASSDRSAQEVSSAAGELSDSVSVREVGVSRLQRKKSKSKVRVRRASISEPSDTDHVPRRISSTQDIVLPHQQEIERMSSFREQLGEDWLRYQHHLDGAATAATTQPAAQTLSNGPGSSTARPPIEPSPPVEAPAVLPPPDTKDADMEAESTLQWLGHSAQQTESTLEGSVVDGSAERQEEVSPPRSSPVSQRSDRALSGDAHQEDEKGLGVDLCHPLLVGVLLDKDERDKNQEENRSEVFLRVKQGFLLEVDVQRGQERRRLELNSLDRVETTEVAWTQGDTENLFPAVELHFDYITRAKRRRCYVLLDDDPQQAVQVLTDILSQATEEKRRRDSALVPSCARLQCLRCGSEFTPRGEAEEEDAGGRARRRGAGTSLGGESHICPECGSDHVVQVAEQTTPYSSTPNFHSSRPDSEINYLDFTQRTHSVNKLDVTDTSKSSSPVPETATTSEDPTFVTAQGSSFFIGDGPDDASNLSYTESQSKEDLAGSYRYTATGMTPPHAELLDRPTPKEDLDLLSEDYEAVDHRLQLFLDVEVFEEDEELHSFLKNAERRRSLRSRRFSARHLDEQQRAAEAQLEAGGLAPFILVLHIYPLTAAALNFPCGFFPFPWVI